From a single Mesorhizobium shangrilense genomic region:
- a CDS encoding HdeD family acid-resistance protein has translation MTLNGDVLKTAIGQTRAKWGWFVALGVLLLIFGAIAFANLFIATVASVYVVGWLMLMAGVIEIVHAFGVKTWGRFFYWLLSGLLYAVAGFFAFDNPLLASTVLTLLLAVTLIASGVLRAWVGFSHRPESGWGWIVAAGLISALAGLIIAMGWPVNSVWVLGLFLAIDLIFQGWTFIAVGLALKK, from the coding sequence ATGACCCTGAATGGCGATGTTCTCAAAACTGCGATTGGCCAGACACGTGCGAAATGGGGATGGTTCGTCGCGCTCGGCGTGCTGCTGCTCATCTTCGGCGCCATCGCATTCGCCAATCTGTTCATTGCCACGGTCGCCTCGGTTTATGTGGTCGGCTGGCTGATGCTGATGGCGGGTGTCATCGAGATCGTGCATGCCTTCGGCGTGAAGACTTGGGGGCGCTTCTTCTACTGGCTGCTGAGCGGACTTCTCTATGCGGTCGCCGGCTTCTTCGCCTTCGACAATCCGTTGCTGGCCTCCACCGTGCTGACCTTGCTGCTGGCGGTCACACTCATTGCTTCCGGCGTGCTCAGGGCCTGGGTCGGCTTCAGCCACCGACCGGAGAGCGGCTGGGGCTGGATCGTCGCGGCCGGCCTCATCAGCGCGCTTGCCGGCCTGATCATCGCCATGGGCTGGCCGGTCAACAGCGTTTGGGTGCTCGGGCTTTTCCTGGCGATCGATCTGATCTTCCAGGGCTGGACTTTCATTGCCGTCGGCTTGGCCCTTAAGAAGTAG
- a CDS encoding bifunctional riboflavin kinase/FAD synthetase, translated as MTNAFEHISAVSPLPAHLRGGVVAIGNFDGVHRGHQAVLDRALAEARRRGAPALVLTFEPHPRKVFRPDVPLFVLTPPQMKARLLARLGFAALVEQPFDRDFASLSAESFVTDVLDGNLGVTHAVTGFDFHFGKDRQGGPAYLMAAGERHGFGVTLVDAFRDEGAEVVSSSRIRALLCEGEVAEAAGLLGYRFTVEGQVIGGQQLGRTLGFPTANMRLSPETNLKEGIYAVRFRRADGTLHDGVASFGRRPTVDDNGAPLLETFVFDFSGDLYGEICAVSFFGFLRSEVKFDGLDALVAQMKRDEAEARALLAGVKPLSELDAAMAF; from the coding sequence ATGACGAACGCCTTCGAACACATTTCGGCTGTTTCGCCGCTGCCGGCGCATTTGCGCGGCGGTGTCGTGGCGATCGGCAATTTCGACGGCGTTCATCGCGGTCATCAGGCGGTGCTCGACCGTGCGCTGGCCGAGGCGCGCCGGCGCGGCGCGCCAGCCCTGGTGCTGACTTTCGAGCCGCATCCACGAAAGGTGTTCAGGCCGGACGTTCCGCTCTTCGTGCTGACGCCACCGCAAATGAAGGCGCGGCTGCTTGCAAGACTGGGTTTTGCCGCGCTCGTCGAGCAGCCTTTTGATCGTGACTTTGCTTCCTTGTCGGCTGAGTCTTTCGTCACCGACGTGCTGGATGGAAATCTTGGCGTTACCCATGCCGTGACCGGTTTCGATTTCCACTTCGGCAAGGATCGCCAGGGCGGCCCTGCCTACCTGATGGCGGCTGGCGAGCGTCACGGCTTTGGCGTCACGCTGGTCGACGCCTTCCGCGACGAGGGGGCCGAGGTGGTGTCGTCGAGCCGCATCCGCGCATTGTTGTGCGAAGGTGAAGTTGCCGAGGCTGCCGGGCTGCTCGGCTACCGTTTTACAGTTGAAGGTCAGGTGATCGGCGGGCAGCAGCTCGGTCGCACGCTCGGCTTCCCGACCGCCAATATGAGGCTCTCGCCGGAAACCAATCTGAAGGAAGGCATCTATGCCGTCCGCTTTCGCCGCGCCGACGGCACGCTTCATGATGGCGTCGCCAGTTTCGGCCGCCGCCCGACAGTTGACGACAATGGCGCACCGCTTCTGGAAACCTTCGTCTTCGACTTCTCCGGCGATCTCTACGGCGAGATCTGTGCGGTGTCCTTCTTCGGCTTCCTGCGATCCGAGGTGAAGTTCGATGGACTGGATGCTCTGGTCGCGCAGATGAAGCGCGACGAAGCCGAGGCGCGGGCACTCCTGGCTGGCGTCAAGCCGCTTTCCGAACTCGACGCCGCCATGGCTTTTTGA
- a CDS encoding MipA/OmpV family protein, with the protein MRSVRTIPVVLATFMLGATGVAEAGDGAFGWMSGDWYLTLGATGMVAPSFEGGKRYLLSASPIISLGKAGPQARFVSRNDNISLALIDDGGVRAGLTGKFLFSRSSDDELKGLDPVRWGGEVGGFFEFYPTDWLRARAELRHGIRAHNGFVADIAADAFYDVTPTVRISGGPRVSFASANYFDAYYGVNAQEAAASGLSEYNPGGGLKSTGLGGAITWKVTDPMTASLFGEYSRLMGPAADSSLVRERGDRNQFTIGVSTTYRFDFTM; encoded by the coding sequence ATGCGTTCTGTCAGGACGATTCCGGTGGTTTTGGCCACCTTCATGCTGGGCGCGACCGGCGTCGCCGAGGCCGGTGACGGCGCCTTTGGCTGGATGTCTGGCGACTGGTACCTGACGCTCGGGGCGACCGGCATGGTCGCGCCGAGTTTCGAGGGCGGCAAGAGATACCTGCTCAGCGCCTCGCCAATCATTTCGTTGGGCAAGGCCGGCCCGCAGGCCCGCTTCGTTTCCCGCAACGACAACATCTCGCTGGCGCTGATCGACGACGGCGGGGTGAGGGCCGGCCTGACCGGCAAGTTCCTGTTCTCGCGCAGCAGCGACGACGAGCTGAAGGGTCTCGACCCGGTGCGCTGGGGCGGTGAGGTCGGTGGCTTCTTCGAATTCTATCCGACGGACTGGCTGCGCGCGCGCGCCGAGTTGCGGCACGGCATTCGCGCCCATAATGGCTTTGTCGCCGACATCGCCGCCGACGCCTTCTACGACGTGACGCCCACTGTGAGGATTTCGGGCGGACCGCGCGTCTCGTTCGCCTCCGCCAACTATTTCGATGCCTATTACGGCGTCAATGCGCAGGAGGCCGCGGCCTCCGGCCTCAGCGAATACAATCCGGGCGGGGGGCTGAAATCGACAGGCCTTGGCGGCGCCATAACGTGGAAGGTGACCGACCCGATGACGGCCAGCCTGTTCGGCGAATACTCCCGCCTCATGGGTCCGGCGGCCGATTCCAGCCTGGTCAGGGAGCGTGGTGATCGCAACCAGTTCACGATCGGCGTGTCGACCACCTATCGCTTCGACTTCACGATGTAG